One Spiroplasma sp. NBRC 100390 DNA window includes the following coding sequences:
- a CDS encoding glycine radical domain-containing protein has translation MAKASDSQVSNLVNMLDGYMQKGGHHLNVNVLDRDVLREAQKHPEQYPQLTIRVSGYAVNFVKLTKEQQEDVISRTFHEGM, from the coding sequence ATGGCAAAAGCATCAGATTCACAAGTTAGTAATTTAGTTAATATGTTAGATGGATATATGCAAAAAGGTGGACACCATTTAAATGTTAATGTTTTAGATCGTGATGTTCTAAGAGAGGCTCAAAAACATCCAGAACAATATCCACAATTAACAATTCGTGTTTCAGGTTATGCGGTGAATTTTGTTAAATTAACTAAAGAACAACAAGAGGATGTTATTTCAAGAACTTTCCACGAAGGAATGTAA
- the pflA gene encoding pyruvate formate-lyase-activating protein: protein MSQVIGYYSSYESFGAVDGPGLRLVYFLQGCPLRCKYCHNPETQVVNKEKPITVAEIIDHYEKSKEFYRQGGITISGGEPLMQIDFIIALFTELKKRGIHTCVDTSVVTFSENPLLLQKWGELVKVCDLFICDIKEINSARHKELTGLGNENILKGIKWLDEQGANLWIRHVLVPGYTDTKENLTGIGHFIKDLKHMEKFEILPYHNMMVPKYDNMNRKFELPEVVPPTREYCQECLKIINKAMHDA, encoded by the coding sequence ATGTCACAAGTTATTGGCTACTATAGTAGTTACGAATCGTTTGGTGCTGTTGATGGTCCAGGGTTGCGGTTGGTATACTTTCTACAAGGTTGCCCATTACGGTGCAAATATTGTCACAATCCTGAAACACAAGTTGTTAACAAAGAAAAACCAATTACCGTTGCTGAAATTATTGATCATTATGAAAAATCAAAAGAATTTTATCGTCAGGGGGGAATAACAATTTCGGGGGGTGAACCCTTGATGCAAATTGATTTTATTATTGCCTTATTTACTGAATTAAAAAAAAGGGGAATTCATACCTGTGTTGACACTTCCGTAGTAACCTTTAGTGAAAACCCACTTTTATTGCAAAAATGAGGTGAATTAGTAAAAGTTTGTGATTTATTTATTTGTGATATTAAAGAAATTAATTCAGCTCGTCATAAGGAATTAACAGGATTAGGAAACGAAAATATTTTAAAGGGAATTAAATGATTAGATGAACAAGGTGCTAATTTATGAATTCGTCATGTTCTAGTTCCGGGCTATACCGATACGAAAGAAAATTTAACAGGAATTGGCCATTTTATTAAAGATTTAAAACATATGGAAAAATTCGAAATTTTACCATATCATAATATGATGGTTCCAAAATATGACAATATGAATCGTAAATTTGAACTACCAGAAGTAGTTCCACCAACACGAGAATATTGTCAAGAATGTTTAAAAATTATTAACAAAGCCATGCACGATGCATAA
- a CDS encoding TIR domain-containing protein: MQKDKILLISHPNDEEAKNTFLTKYEKTFDFICPALLPEINNGLFTDEMLIKHIETTIITDAKAAIILVGSETWKQKIVDWTIAGILNQQKGLFGIILSTNNNFGFSKKLTDPATIPSRLMSNVKNKYAQLYNWNIINMNVTQWVNDAYHNTKTYRPNNQAVLFRHNQ, encoded by the coding sequence ATGCAAAAAGACAAAATTTTACTAATTTCTCATCCCAATGATGAAGAAGCAAAAAATACGTTTCTAACCAAATACGAAAAAACCTTTGATTTTATCTGTCCTGCGCTATTACCTGAAATTAATAATGGTTTATTTACTGATGAAATGTTAATTAAACACATTGAAACAACAATTATTACCGACGCAAAAGCAGCAATTATCCTTGTTGGTAGTGAAACATGAAAGCAGAAAATTGTGGATTGAACAATTGCTGGAATTCTGAATCAACAAAAAGGTCTCTTCGGAATTATTCTTAGTACAAACAATAACTTTGGGTTTAGTAAAAAACTAACTGATCCAGCCACAATCCCATCACGATTAATGAGTAATGTCAAAAATAAATACGCTCAATTATATAATTGAAATATTATTAATATGAACGTAACTCAATGAGTTAATGATGCATATCATAATACTAAAACTTATAGACCTAACAACCAAGCTGTCTTATTCCGTCATAACCAATAA
- the msrA gene encoding peptide-methionine (S)-S-oxide reductase MsrA: MKMKRTITLAAGCFWGTQAYFDRQPGVLTTTVGYANGHQASVTYDEVCKNETGFVEACQITFDETIISLEKLLTKYWQVIDPTLLNQQGNDVGSQYRTGIYYYEADETWGRPIILKSRDEIAKQYQKQIVTEIQPLSLYLLAEEYHQKYLEKNPTGYCHINLTKS; this comes from the coding sequence ATGAAGATGAAACGAACAATTACATTAGCAGCCGGGTGTTTTTGAGGAACACAAGCTTATTTTGATCGTCAACCAGGAGTTTTAACAACGACCGTTGGTTATGCTAATGGTCATCAAGCAAGTGTGACATATGATGAGGTTTGTAAGAATGAAACGGGATTTGTTGAAGCTTGCCAAATTACTTTTGATGAAACAATTATTTCATTAGAAAAATTATTAACTAAGTATTGGCAAGTAATTGACCCAACCCTATTAAATCAACAAGGGAATGATGTTGGTTCGCAATATCGAACAGGAATTTATTATTATGAAGCAGATGAAACATGAGGACGCCCAATTATTCTTAAGTCACGGGATGAAATTGCAAAACAGTATCAGAAACAAATTGTGACAGAAATTCAACCATTATCGTTATATCTTTTAGCAGAAGAATATCATCAAAAGTATTTGGAAAAAAATCCAACAGGGTATTGTCATATTAATTTAACAAAAAGTTAG
- a CDS encoding lipoprotein: MKKLLTIWSVITLTGTTGPNVVSCNKQNNEEVEDDTYGKDLEVLNEIKTKASQDISNYLKARMYIDSNKNNLEDIYKRVNLRNSSYQLNLNKSDDKKLTNYFINEFNNVFDYVNQNLKNTYSNYFPDKMPLTFEEDKTTIDVSFINVEGIKNNFPANIVAEDFKGARVNLKTVVSLNFKTMFSEFEISTVYNVTENPSALQTLSSEATKFLLKKLQRYFKDLENVDFSTNKVFKSLYEQVQWDFSKKIDVLNDTLKKSLKQYIIGNEKFRNIDVTYNNVALIERVSNGDLSEENKGSDKLFKTQNARDLTLSNWLKGTEEPKSINNATENDFVNFYKSRIGRGLNINDNDSLTLGSFKFNLSYLNIDGMGLSGYATNIDDVDDDMGNNIIMTLNLSRAAIDQKLNNWAKIIIAFWKHINTGPFAKKDTVEITVASRLFRTISEVNKRDGLKGTLKVLVDNFKKTTEAQSLEDIDLFKLISHPSFKKTKGKSKTDTSGSPTLIWDSSNSKNWAVLFTFGVDFDSGLYYCFASSSDDKSLKNDIDFKISIKKIVY; this comes from the coding sequence ATGAAAAAATTATTAACTATTTGAAGTGTAATAACATTAACAGGTACGACTGGTCCAAATGTGGTATCTTGTAATAAACAAAATAATGAAGAGGTTGAAGATGATACTTATGGAAAAGATCTTGAAGTACTAAATGAAATTAAGACAAAAGCAAGTCAAGATATTAGTAATTATCTTAAAGCAAGGATGTATATTGATAGTAACAAAAATAATTTAGAAGATATTTATAAAAGGGTAAATCTGAGGAACTCATCTTATCAACTAAATTTAAATAAGTCAGATGATAAAAAATTAACAAATTATTTTATTAATGAATTTAACAATGTTTTTGATTATGTAAATCAAAATTTAAAAAATACATACTCAAATTATTTTCCAGACAAAATGCCACTAACATTTGAAGAAGACAAGACCACGATTGATGTTAGTTTTATTAATGTCGAAGGAATTAAAAATAATTTTCCAGCAAATATTGTTGCTGAAGATTTTAAAGGGGCTAGAGTTAATTTAAAGACAGTAGTAAGTCTTAATTTTAAAACAATGTTTTCAGAATTTGAAATATCAACAGTTTATAATGTAACAGAAAATCCAAGTGCCTTACAAACGCTTTCAAGTGAAGCAACAAAATTTTTATTAAAAAAACTACAAAGATATTTTAAGGATTTAGAAAATGTTGATTTTAGTACAAATAAGGTTTTTAAATCCTTATATGAACAAGTACAATGAGATTTTTCAAAAAAAATTGATGTTTTAAATGATACTTTAAAAAAATCACTTAAACAATATATTATTGGAAACGAGAAATTTCGAAATATTGATGTAACTTATAATAATGTGGCATTAATTGAACGTGTGAGTAACGGTGATTTATCAGAAGAAAATAAGGGTTCTGATAAATTGTTTAAAACCCAGAATGCGCGAGATTTAACATTATCAAATTGGTTGAAAGGGACAGAAGAACCAAAAAGTATTAATAATGCAACAGAAAATGATTTTGTTAATTTTTATAAAAGTAGAATTGGTCGGGGATTAAATATTAATGATAATGATTCTTTAACTTTAGGTAGTTTTAAATTTAATTTAAGTTATTTAAATATTGATGGAATGGGTCTTTCGGGATATGCCACTAATATTGATGATGTTGATGATGACATGGGTAATAATATTATAATGACTTTAAATTTATCACGTGCTGCGATTGATCAAAAATTAAATAATTGAGCAAAAATTATCATTGCGTTTTGAAAACATATAAATACTGGTCCTTTTGCTAAAAAAGACACCGTTGAAATTACTGTCGCTAGTCGTTTATTTCGAACTATTTCAGAAGTGAATAAAAGAGATGGTTTAAAAGGCACTCTAAAAGTTTTGGTTGATAATTTTAAAAAAACAACGGAAGCACAAAGTTTAGAGGATATTGATTTATTTAAATTAATATCTCATCCATCATTTAAAAAAACTAAGGGGAAAAGTAAAACCGATACTTCAGGTAGTCCAACTTTAATATGAGATTCTTCAAATAGTAAGAATTGAGCAGTATTGTTTACTTTTGGTGTAGATTTTGATAGTGGCTTATACTATTGTTTTGCATCTTCTTCAGATGATAAATCATTAAAAAATGATATTGATTTTAAAATAAGTATTAAAAAAATCGTTTATTAA
- a CDS encoding C39 family peptidase — MKKNTKKWWLLNVNLILIIILLLSFMLYILYCAYGKRHPKLAAQPLVDPISLRSTITEADLGTINTDGAHVPAARDIKHKLKDKYNNLNISDIDISNITQWDATITAKDKSTYKGKILIKYVINRTMTDGSISLRVRLFYQETDYWCGPATLQMIVDYFTDKVISQQELSAQMYTENYHGTYPEYMVKSLNEIATPNKRRYVNKRLRQNFGDNINEQKIFYQDVKNSLAHNFPVALAIFGKYPWSGYMRHYVVIYGILVARNFENYKYLILDPTLGKLDIEQSQIHNLFSLENNGRISIYQ; from the coding sequence ATGAAAAAAAATACAAAAAAATGGTGATTATTAAATGTAAATTTAATTCTTATTATTATTTTGCTTTTAAGTTTTATGTTGTATATATTATATTGTGCTTATGGAAAACGACACCCAAAATTAGCAGCGCAACCATTAGTTGATCCGATTTCGTTACGTTCAACAATCACCGAAGCTGATTTAGGAACAATTAACACGGATGGAGCGCATGTTCCAGCAGCAAGAGATATAAAACATAAATTAAAAGATAAGTATAATAATTTAAATATTAGTGATATTGATATATCAAATATTACACAATGAGATGCAACAATTACCGCAAAAGATAAAAGTACTTATAAGGGAAAAATACTAATCAAATATGTTATTAATAGAACGATGACTGATGGTTCGATTTCATTACGAGTAAGATTGTTTTATCAAGAAACAGATTATTGATGTGGACCAGCCACATTACAAATGATTGTGGACTATTTTACGGATAAAGTTATTTCACAACAAGAATTATCAGCACAAATGTATACTGAGAATTATCATGGAACTTATCCCGAATATATGGTTAAAAGTTTGAATGAAATAGCAACACCGAACAAACGACGTTATGTTAATAAAAGGTTACGCCAAAATTTTGGTGATAATATCAATGAACAGAAAATATTTTATCAGGATGTTAAAAATAGTTTAGCACATAATTTTCCGGTTGCCTTAGCAATCTTTGGGAAATATCCTTGGTCAGGATATATGCGGCACTATGTTGTTATATATGGCATTTTGGTTGCAAGAAATTTTGAAAATTATAAATATTTAATTCTTGATCCAACTTTAGGAAAGTTAGATATAGAACAATCTCAAATTCATAATCTTTTTAGCTTAGAAAATAACGGCAGAATCAGTATCTATCAATAA
- a CDS encoding rod shape-determining protein, translated as MAMFNNKKPTFISMDLGTAYTLVYISGSGIVYNEPSIVAYKIKENRIIAVGNEAYKMIGKGNKTIRIVRPMVDGVITDIRATEAQLKYIFNRLRISKQLANSIMLLATPSVITELEKNALKKIAMNLGATRVFVEEEVKMAALGGGVDIYKPFGNLVIDMGGGTTDIAVLASGDIVLSKSVKVAGNYLNDEILKYVRSQYGLEIGIKTAEMIKIEIGSLAKHGDERKMKVYGRDVVSGLPREIELTPEEVREVLKVPVSRIIDLAVQVLEETPPELAGDIFRNGITICGGGGLIKGIDHYFEETLQLPAKIGEQPLLAVINGTKKFESDIYDIIRQEHQKTKELDY; from the coding sequence ATGGCGATGTTTAATAATAAAAAGCCAACTTTCATATCAATGGATTTAGGAACAGCTTATACCTTGGTTTATATATCAGGAAGCGGAATTGTTTATAATGAACCATCGATTGTGGCTTATAAAATTAAAGAAAATAGAATTATTGCTGTTGGAAATGAAGCATATAAGATGATTGGAAAAGGAAATAAGACAATTAGAATTGTGCGACCAATGGTCGATGGGGTTATTACCGATATTCGTGCAACGGAAGCCCAATTAAAATATATTTTTAACCGTTTACGGATTAGTAAACAATTAGCTAATTCAATTATGTTATTAGCTACTCCGTCAGTAATTACGGAATTAGAAAAAAATGCTTTAAAGAAAATTGCAATGAACTTAGGTGCAACAAGGGTTTTTGTTGAAGAAGAAGTTAAAATGGCTGCTTTAGGTGGCGGGGTTGATATTTACAAACCTTTTGGAAACTTAGTTATTGATATGGGTGGAGGAACCACTGATATTGCTGTTCTTGCTTCAGGAGATATTGTGTTATCAAAATCAGTAAAAGTTGCTGGGAACTATTTAAACGATGAAATTTTAAAATATGTTCGTTCACAATATGGTTTAGAAATTGGAATTAAAACAGCAGAAATGATTAAAATTGAAATTGGTTCATTAGCAAAACATGGCGATGAACGTAAAATGAAAGTATATGGACGAGATGTTGTTTCAGGGTTACCACGTGAAATTGAATTAACGCCAGAAGAAGTTCGTGAAGTGTTAAAAGTTCCAGTCTCACGGATTATTGATTTAGCCGTCCAAGTCTTAGAAGAAACACCACCAGAACTAGCGGGAGACATCTTCCGAAACGGAATTACTATCTGTGGTGGTGGTGGTTTAATCAAAGGAATTGACCACTACTTTGAAGAAACTTTACAATTACCAGCTAAAATTGGAGAACAACCATTATTAGCGGTTATTAATGGAACAAAAAAATTTGAATCAGATATTTATGACATTATTCGTCAAGAGCACCAAAAAACAAAAGAATTGGATTATTAA
- a CDS encoding L-lactate dehydrogenase codes for MKNRKIVLVGCGAVGTSFLYAAINQGLAQEYVLIDINYEWAEGHALDLDDCNPVLERPFYSVNAGTYQDCADADMVVVTAGRPQKEGETRLEMIADNAKIMQEVALAIKASGFEGISLIASNPVDILTTVYQKVTGFNPHTILGSGTSLDSARLRRLIGKKLNVHPSSVHAYIMGEHGDSAMTAWSCASILGKRISDYVEEGRLTLEDLKECQSDAINMAYKIIEKKKSTFYGIGVVLAHIARIIIRGENQAILIGAYLSGEYGQNGIYTGVPAVVSNYGWERIIKLHINNEEQEQFNKSCQKIHEAVTVAFQAIGIQ; via the coding sequence ATGAAGAATCGTAAAATTGTTTTAGTCGGTTGTGGTGCAGTAGGGACATCGTTCCTTTATGCTGCAATCAATCAAGGTTTAGCTCAAGAATATGTTTTAATTGATATTAATTATGAATGAGCAGAAGGGCACGCCTTGGATTTAGATGATTGTAATCCTGTCTTAGAGCGACCATTTTATAGCGTTAATGCCGGTACTTATCAAGACTGTGCTGATGCTGATATGGTTGTGGTAACGGCGGGACGTCCACAAAAAGAAGGTGAAACAAGATTAGAAATGATTGCTGATAATGCTAAAATTATGCAAGAAGTTGCTTTAGCAATTAAAGCTTCTGGTTTTGAGGGCATTTCTTTAATTGCATCTAATCCCGTAGATATTTTAACTACTGTATATCAAAAGGTAACTGGTTTTAATCCGCACACAATTTTAGGGTCGGGGACTAGTTTGGATTCTGCTCGTTTACGTCGTCTGATTGGAAAAAAGTTAAATGTCCATCCTAGTTCAGTTCACGCTTATATTATGGGTGAACATGGCGATTCAGCAATGACAGCGTGAAGTTGTGCTTCAATTTTAGGGAAACGAATTAGCGACTATGTAGAAGAAGGGCGCTTAACACTTGAAGATCTAAAAGAATGTCAAAGTGATGCCATTAACATGGCATACAAAATTATTGAAAAGAAAAAATCAACTTTTTATGGCATTGGTGTTGTTTTAGCCCATATTGCTCGTATTATTATTCGTGGGGAGAACCAAGCAATCTTAATTGGTGCATACTTAAGCGGCGAATATGGGCAGAATGGAATTTATACCGGTGTTCCAGCTGTGGTTAGCAACTATGGGTGGGAACGAATTATTAAATTACATATTAATAATGAAGAACAAGAACAATTTAATAAATCTTGTCAAAAAATTCATGAGGCCGTAACTGTTGCTTTTCAAGCAATTGGGATTCAATAA
- a CDS encoding replication-associated recombination protein A, which translates to MQQPLAFLLRPTAITDIIGQSHIINDQNGLISRMLKYNYASSLIFYGDPGVGKSSIARALANDLQLEYAVFNAEIDKKQDLENIIKKAQNVDRFIIIVEEVHRMNKDRQDILLQYLENGHLIMFACTTENPYFVINPALRSRANIIKLERITTDEMLIGLKKLIATKKLALTITTEALELICQLASGDLRIAINILELCLNLYPKEEITTAIITSIAPTANLINFADGDEHHDLKSALQKAIRGSDVDAALYYFARLLASGDHEALLRRMLIIAYEDIGLANPSIAIHVKAAVDSFRQIGLPEGRIPLGLAIVEMCLSEKSNSAYLATDQAYDDVLNGKIYPIPHNLRDTSYASAVKLGNGVGYQYPHDFPNDYVVQQYLPKEMLGTVYYHPKLHSVYEKRINELYHRFRNKTK; encoded by the coding sequence ATGCAACAACCGTTAGCGTTTTTGTTACGCCCAACAGCAATTACTGATATTATTGGACAAAGTCATATTATTAATGATCAAAATGGTCTTATTTCTCGAATGTTAAAATATAACTATGCTAGTTCATTAATTTTTTATGGTGATCCTGGTGTTGGGAAAAGTAGTATTGCGCGTGCTTTGGCAAATGATTTGCAATTAGAATATGCTGTTTTTAATGCTGAAATTGATAAGAAACAAGATTTAGAAAACATAATTAAAAAAGCTCAAAATGTTGATCGTTTTATTATTATTGTTGAAGAAGTTCACCGAATGAATAAAGATCGCCAAGATATTTTGTTACAATATTTAGAAAATGGGCACTTAATTATGTTTGCTTGTACGACTGAGAATCCCTATTTTGTCATTAATCCAGCGTTACGATCACGGGCAAATATTATTAAATTAGAGCGGATTACTACTGATGAAATGTTAATCGGGTTAAAAAAGTTAATTGCCACAAAAAAATTAGCATTAACAATTACCACTGAAGCATTGGAATTAATTTGCCAATTAGCTAGTGGTGATTTACGGATTGCAATTAATATCTTAGAATTATGTTTAAACTTATACCCCAAAGAAGAAATTACCACCGCAATTATTACAAGTATTGCACCAACAGCAAATTTAATTAATTTTGCCGATGGTGATGAACACCATGATTTAAAATCAGCGTTACAGAAAGCAATTCGTGGCAGTGATGTTGATGCGGCATTGTATTATTTTGCTCGCTTATTGGCAAGTGGGGATCATGAAGCTTTGTTACGACGAATGCTAATTATTGCGTATGAAGATATTGGCTTAGCTAATCCCTCGATTGCAATTCATGTGAAAGCTGCTGTTGATAGCTTTCGTCAAATTGGGTTACCCGAAGGACGAATTCCATTAGGATTAGCAATTGTTGAAATGTGTTTAAGTGAAAAATCAAATAGTGCTTATTTAGCAACGGACCAAGCTTATGACGATGTTTTAAATGGTAAAATTTATCCAATTCCGCATAATTTACGTGATACAAGCTACGCTTCAGCAGTAAAATTAGGAAATGGGGTTGGTTATCAATATCCCCATGATTTTCCAAATGATTATGTTGTTCAGCAGTACTTACCAAAAGAAATGCTCGGAACTGTTTATTATCATCCCAAATTACATAGTGTGTATGAGAAACGAATCAATGAGTTATATCATCGTTTTAGGAATAAAACCAAGTAG